In Streptomyces sp. 71268, the DNA window AGCGCCTGCGTCGCGGCGTCCGCGAGGCGGCCCGGCTGGTCGGTGGACCTGCCGATGACCCGCAGGCCCTGGAGGAGGACGAGCAGCATGCGGGCCAGCGCTCGCGGATCGCGCCCCGCCGGCAGTTCGCCCTGCGCCCTGGCCCGGATGAGCGCCGAGGTGAGCGCGGTCTCGATGGAGTCCCAACTCGCCCCGACCCGCCGGGCCATGGCGGCGTCATGCGGGGCCAGCTCGATCGCGGTGTTGGTGACGAAGCAGCCCCGCCGCTCGTGGTCGGCCGCGGCCTCGTCGGCGAACCGGCGCACCACGGCCCGCACGGCGGGCAGCGCCGGCCCCGGCTGGGACAGCTCCATCACGATGTCGGGCCCGTGCTGCTCGCTGTAGCGCTCCAGAGCCTTGGCGTACAGCTCGCGCTTGCTGCCGAACGTCGCGTAGATGCTGGCCCGCGCGATGCCGAGGTGCGACACGAGGTCCGCCATCGACGTCGCCTCGTACCCGCGCCGCCAGAACAGTTCGAGCGCTGCCTGGAGCGCGGCGTCCGGATCGAATTCCTTGGTCCTGGCCACGGGGGCGAGACTAGCTGTATCGAGAACGTTCGGTCAATAAACCTGGGATGGCGTAAGGCTGCTTGCCGGGGCATGGCTTGTGCATGTTCTTGGCCGGATCGGGCCGGGCGGGAGTGATGGGAAGCTTGACGGCGGTAGCTCGCTGAGGCGATGTTCGTGCAACAGGTCGCAACTGACGGCGCGGGAGAGGTAGCTATGTCTCTACTGTTCTTCGGCAAGGACCCCGACACGGACGAAGACCACTGCCCCTCCGTCTGGGCGGACACGGAGGAGGCGGAGCTCATCTTTCAGGGTTGGAAGGGCGACGATGCCACCAA includes these proteins:
- a CDS encoding TetR/AcrR family transcriptional regulator yields the protein MARTKEFDPDAALQAALELFWRRGYEATSMADLVSHLGIARASIYATFGSKRELYAKALERYSEQHGPDIVMELSQPGPALPAVRAVVRRFADEAAADHERRGCFVTNTAIELAPHDAAMARRVGASWDSIETALTSALIRARAQGELPAGRDPRALARMLLVLLQGLRVIGRSTDQPGRLADAATQALALLDPAEPATADQP